Proteins co-encoded in one alpha proteobacterium HIMB5 genomic window:
- a CDS encoding ATP synthase subunit C (PFAM: ATP synthase subunit C) yields the protein MELEAAKMIGAGLAAIALAGAGVGIGIIFGNYLSGAMRNPSAAQKQFPNLLLGFALAEATGLFGLVVALIILFAF from the coding sequence ATGGAATTAGAAGCAGCAAAAATGATCGGAGCAGGACTTGCGGCAATAGCTTTAGCAGGTGCTGGTGTAGGTATTGGTATAATTTTTGGAAATTATTTATCAGGTGCAATGAGAAATCCATCTGCAGCTCAAAAACAGTTTCCTAATCTACTTTTAGGTTTCGCATTAGCGGAAGCAACAGGATTATTTGGATTAGTAGTTGCGTTAATCATCTTATTTGCATTTTAA
- a CDS encoding ATP synthase B/B' CF(0) (PFAM: ATP synthase B/B' CF(0)), with the protein MVKKIFLNLIFLSFLTVEAYAAESGGMPQLNPEFWVSQIFWLILTFGTLLIVLSKLILPKISANLESRKSQILENIESADKQRKESELKIKEFDDLVAKSKIEAKNILAQAREKVQKDITSKRETLDKQLDEEIKKAEDEISALRKNAPEKINKIAIDTSSELVKKLIGADVNASSISAIVDDLSKRNGDKYYGN; encoded by the coding sequence ATGGTAAAAAAAATATTTCTTAACTTAATATTTTTAAGCTTCCTAACTGTGGAAGCTTACGCAGCTGAAAGTGGAGGTATGCCTCAGCTGAATCCAGAATTTTGGGTTTCACAAATTTTTTGGTTAATACTTACATTTGGAACACTCTTGATTGTGTTGTCAAAATTGATACTTCCAAAAATAAGTGCAAACTTAGAATCTCGAAAATCACAAATTCTGGAAAATATTGAGTCAGCTGATAAGCAAAGAAAAGAAAGTGAACTTAAGATTAAAGAATTTGATGATCTAGTAGCTAAAAGTAAAATAGAGGCAAAAAATATTTTAGCCCAAGCTAGAGAAAAAGTTCAAAAAGATATTACATCTAAAAGAGAAACTTTGGATAAGCAGTTAGACGAAGAAATAAAAAAAGCTGAAGATGAAATAAGTGCTTTAAGAAAAAACGCACCTGAAAAAATAAACAAAATTGCAATAGATACTTCATCAGAATTAGTTAAAAAATTAATTGGCGCTGATGTAAACGCAAGTAGTATCTCAGCAATTGTTGATGATTTATCTAAAAGAAATGGAGATAAATATTATGGCAATTGA
- a CDS encoding hypothetical protein (PFAM: Putative F0F1-ATPase subunit (ATPase_gene1)) → MAEDPLKTRLEIAKSKFLKKNKSEKDGKTSPIGTAFKLSTELVSAVAVGTIIGFILDKTFGTKPWLIIIFFFVGVIAGITNVIRSAKNMQK, encoded by the coding sequence ATGGCTGAGGACCCTCTCAAAACTCGCCTTGAAATTGCAAAATCAAAGTTTTTAAAGAAAAATAAGTCCGAAAAAGACGGAAAAACATCACCCATTGGTACTGCATTTAAATTGAGTACCGAACTTGTATCTGCAGTGGCTGTTGGGACAATTATTGGGTTTATTTTAGACAAGACCTTTGGTACTAAGCCCTGGTTAATAATAATATTTTTTTTTGTGGGTGTCATTGCAGGCATAACTAATGTAATAAGATCCGCAAAAAACATGCAAAAATAA
- a CDS encoding phytoene desaturase (PFAM: Flavin containing amine oxidoreductase~TIGRFAM: phytoene desaturase) — MNSVVIGSGFGGIATALRLKAKNHNVILIEKHEDLGGRARVFKKNGFTYDAGPTVITAPYLINELFEIFNKKPEDYIKITPLKTWYQFIFEDDTKFNYSGNEEDMKNQIEKLNSQDVGGYEKLVEFTKKIFNKGFLELADVPFEKPIFMMKQLPALLNLKSYKSVYSLVSSYIKNEKLRRMLSMHPLLVGGNPFTTTSIYGLILYLEKKWGIHYSIGGTGNIIKGFEKLMNEVGIKIIKGHEVSEIKSQGKNIQGVILDDGTNIDCQNVICNADPPAVYEKLLNKKNFTNFFKWKKNRMEYSMGLFVYYFGTKKIYDNVEHHTIKFGNKYKEHLDDIFNRKKLNNDISYYLHRPTATDKSMAPEGHDCFYVLVPVPNNQSNIDWNIEGEKMKNLVIEKMEKQLMPNLKNNIVEDFYLTPDYFEKELNTKYGSGFSIQPKFTQSAYFRFHNKSEIFNGLYFVGAGTHPGAGVPGVLSSAKVLDKIL, encoded by the coding sequence ATGAACTCAGTAGTAATTGGATCTGGATTTGGTGGAATTGCAACAGCCCTCAGACTAAAGGCTAAAAATCATAATGTTATTTTAATTGAAAAACATGAAGATTTAGGCGGTAGAGCTCGTGTGTTCAAAAAAAATGGATTTACATATGATGCTGGACCAACTGTAATTACAGCACCTTATTTAATAAATGAATTATTTGAAATCTTTAATAAGAAACCTGAAGATTATATAAAAATTACTCCTCTTAAAACTTGGTATCAATTTATATTTGAAGATGACACAAAGTTTAATTATTCAGGAAATGAAGAGGATATGAAAAATCAAATTGAAAAATTAAATTCTCAAGATGTTGGTGGTTATGAAAAATTAGTAGAATTTACTAAAAAAATTTTTAACAAAGGCTTCCTTGAATTGGCCGATGTTCCTTTTGAAAAACCAATCTTTATGATGAAGCAATTACCTGCTTTATTAAATCTTAAAAGCTATAAATCAGTTTACTCGCTAGTCTCGTCATATATCAAAAATGAAAAGTTAAGACGAATGCTAAGTATGCACCCTCTTTTGGTTGGCGGTAATCCATTTACAACAACTTCTATATATGGACTGATACTCTACTTAGAAAAAAAATGGGGAATTCATTATTCTATTGGGGGTACTGGAAATATCATTAAAGGTTTTGAAAAACTAATGAATGAGGTTGGAATAAAAATTATTAAAGGTCATGAAGTAAGTGAGATAAAATCTCAGGGAAAAAATATCCAAGGTGTAATTTTAGATGATGGAACAAATATTGATTGTCAAAATGTAATTTGTAATGCTGATCCACCTGCAGTTTATGAGAAACTTTTGAATAAAAAAAATTTTACAAATTTTTTTAAATGGAAAAAAAACAGGATGGAATATTCTATGGGTCTATTTGTTTATTATTTTGGAACAAAAAAAATATATGACAATGTTGAACATCATACGATTAAATTTGGAAATAAATACAAAGAACATCTTGATGATATATTTAATCGAAAGAAGTTAAATAATGACATTAGCTATTACTTACATAGACCTACAGCAACAGATAAATCTATGGCTCCAGAGGGACATGATTGTTTTTACGTATTAGTGCCAGTTCCAAATAATCAATCAAATATTGATTGGAATATTGAAGGTGAAAAAATGAAAAATTTGGTAATTGAAAAAATGGAAAAACAATTAATGCCTAATTTAAAAAACAACATTGTTGAAGATTTTTATTTAACACCTGATTATTTTGAAAAAGAACTAAATACAAAATACGGTTCAGGTTTTTCAATTCAGCCAAAATTTACTCAATCAGCCTACTTCAGATTTCATAATAAATCTGAAATTTTTAATGGATTATATTTTGTGGGTGCTGGAACGCATCCTGGAGCAGGCGTCCCTGGTGTATTATCATCTGCTAAAGTTCTTGATAAAATTTTATAA
- a CDS encoding homoserine kinase (PFAM: Phosphotransferase enzyme family~TIGRFAM: homoserine kinase, Neisseria type), which produces MAVYTKISDKDIVLINKKFKLGKKIKFQGIKKGIENSNYLLRTDKGKFILTIFEKRVNNSDLPFFMKLMDLLSLRKIICPKPLKDNYGKYLFKIKNKRACIVSFLSGKDKNNLTYKNCFEVGKNIAKMHKATKNFKIKRANSMGINKLHPLLNSINFKKSKLILSYKEFLFNNLKEIKKNWPKKLPSGIIHADLFVDNIFFKNNKFSGFIDFYFSANDYYAYELAICINALCFDKNKSKFILNKQKVNNLIKGYEKIRKISIYEKNKLNILCKGAAIRYLLTRAYDYINTPKTALIKIKDPKEYYQKLMIHNQINSFKEYIH; this is translated from the coding sequence ATGGCAGTTTATACAAAAATCAGTGATAAAGATATCGTTCTAATTAATAAAAAATTCAAATTAGGAAAAAAAATAAAGTTTCAAGGAATTAAAAAAGGTATTGAGAATTCAAATTATCTTCTCAGAACTGACAAAGGGAAATTTATTCTTACAATTTTTGAAAAAAGAGTGAATAACTCAGATCTACCTTTTTTCATGAAGTTAATGGATTTACTAAGCTTAAGAAAAATAATTTGCCCAAAACCTTTAAAGGATAATTATGGGAAATACTTGTTTAAAATTAAAAATAAAAGAGCATGCATTGTCTCTTTTCTATCAGGTAAAGACAAAAATAATCTAACTTATAAAAATTGCTTTGAGGTAGGAAAAAATATAGCAAAAATGCATAAAGCAACTAAGAACTTTAAAATTAAAAGAGCTAATTCAATGGGAATTAATAAATTACACCCTTTGCTCAATAGTATAAATTTTAAAAAATCTAAGTTAATTTTAAGTTACAAAGAATTTCTTTTTAATAATTTAAAAGAAATTAAAAAAAATTGGCCTAAAAAATTACCTAGTGGAATAATTCACGCAGATTTATTTGTAGATAATATATTTTTTAAAAATAACAAATTTTCAGGCTTTATTGATTTTTATTTTTCTGCAAACGATTATTACGCATATGAACTTGCAATTTGTATAAACGCATTATGTTTTGATAAAAATAAATCAAAGTTCATTCTTAATAAGCAAAAAGTAAATAACCTAATAAAAGGTTATGAAAAAATAAGAAAAATATCAATTTACGAGAAGAATAAATTAAACATTCTTTGTAAAGGAGCTGCGATAAGATATCTACTAACTAGAGCCTATGATTACATCAACACACCTAAGACAGCATTAATTAAAATTAAAGATCCAAAAGAGTACTATCAAAAATTAATGATACACAACCAAATAAATTCATTCAAAGAATATATTCATTAA
- a CDS encoding ATP synthase B/B' CF(0) (PFAM: ATP synthase B/B' CF(0)), giving the protein MAIDATFWVAVSFVIFFAGLFYLKVPQKINEVLNNLISEIRNEIDESEKLRTEAKTLLDNAQKKLDTAQNVSNEIIEQAKKESDKLIIDLNDKFHRSSEIKKNLAENKIDQMKKAALKEIRDASVKIAVDSVKKIITTSVDSSKLDTLFQKNLDETKEELKKINS; this is encoded by the coding sequence ATGGCAATTGATGCAACGTTTTGGGTAGCAGTATCATTCGTTATCTTTTTTGCAGGATTATTCTATTTAAAAGTTCCTCAAAAAATTAATGAAGTGCTAAATAATTTGATATCAGAAATTAGAAACGAAATTGATGAAAGTGAAAAACTTAGAACAGAAGCTAAAACCCTTTTAGATAACGCACAAAAAAAACTTGATACAGCGCAAAATGTTAGCAATGAAATTATTGAGCAAGCAAAGAAAGAGAGTGATAAATTAATCATTGATTTAAATGATAAATTTCACAGATCTTCAGAAATTAAAAAAAACTTAGCTGAAAATAAAATAGATCAGATGAAAAAAGCTGCACTAAAAGAAATAAGAGATGCATCTGTCAAAATAGCTGTCGACTCTGTTAAGAAAATCATCACTACATCAGTTGACTCTTCAAAATTAGATACTTTGTTTCAAAAAAACCTAGATGAAACTAAAGAAGAATTAAAAAAAATTAATTCATAA
- a CDS encoding (E)-4-hydroxy-3-methyl-but-2-enyl pyrophosphate reductase (PFAM: LytB protein~TIGRFAM: (E)-4-hydroxy-3-methyl-but-2-enyl pyrophosphate reductase (IPP and DMAPP forming)), producing the protein MKEKQIKILLSAPRGFCAGVERAIEIVEKSLKKFGSPVYVRHEIVHNKYVVDDLRKKGAIFVEELDEIEDKSRPVIFSAHGVPKSVPAQADNYNINYIDATCPLVSKVHREAENLNKAGFHIILIGHKNHPEVIGTMGQLPVGSIDLIQDKEEAQNYDLEDGRKLAYVTQTTLSVDDTKDIIKILKKRYPDIKEPSKDDICYATTNRQMAVKNIAKKCDMFFVIGSRNSSNSVRLVEVAKNSGCEKAYLVHSESKVPYDDINKCSTIGISSGASAPDILVDDFINQLKQKFSVVTEEIEIIKENVIFKVPNKLN; encoded by the coding sequence ATGAAAGAAAAACAAATTAAAATTTTATTATCTGCACCAAGAGGATTTTGTGCTGGAGTTGAAAGAGCTATTGAAATTGTAGAAAAATCTTTAAAAAAATTTGGTAGTCCAGTTTACGTGAGACATGAAATAGTTCACAACAAATACGTAGTTGATGACTTAAGAAAAAAAGGAGCTATCTTTGTAGAGGAACTAGACGAAATTGAAGATAAATCTAGACCAGTAATATTTTCTGCACATGGAGTTCCAAAAAGTGTCCCAGCTCAAGCAGATAATTATAATATAAATTACATTGATGCTACTTGCCCACTTGTTTCAAAAGTACATAGAGAAGCTGAAAACCTTAATAAAGCTGGATTTCATATAATACTTATTGGTCATAAAAATCATCCAGAAGTAATTGGTACTATGGGACAGCTCCCTGTGGGATCAATCGATTTAATACAGGATAAAGAAGAGGCTCAAAATTATGATTTAGAAGATGGAAGAAAGTTAGCTTATGTCACTCAAACAACTCTCTCAGTCGATGATACTAAAGATATTATAAAAATATTAAAAAAAAGATATCCTGATATCAAAGAACCTTCAAAAGATGACATATGTTATGCAACAACTAATAGACAAATGGCAGTTAAAAATATTGCAAAAAAATGTGATATGTTTTTTGTTATAGGAAGTAGAAATTCATCTAACTCTGTAAGACTTGTTGAAGTTGCTAAAAATTCAGGGTGTGAAAAAGCTTATCTTGTTCACTCCGAAAGTAAAGTGCCTTATGATGATATTAATAAATGTTCTACTATTGGAATATCTTCAGGTGCATCTGCGCCAGACATATTGGTTGATGATTTTATTAATCAATTAAAACAAAAATTTTCAGTTGTCACAGAAGAAATTGAAATAATTAAAGAAAATGTAATATTCAAAGTTCCAAACAAACTTAACTAA
- a CDS encoding ATP synthase F0, A subunit (PFAM: ATP synthase A chain~TIGRFAM: ATP synthase subunit 6 (eukaryotes),also subunit A (prokaryotes)), which yields MAANPMSQFEVYRIGPEIKIGSFDISFTNASLFMIISTLAILVVFNLGSKKNSLIPNKIQLLAELSYTFVSKMISDTAGSKGKPYFAFIFSLFMFVLFCNMFGMIPYTFTVTSHIIVTFLLAAFIFIGVTVIGFIKHGLGYLKLFVPSGVPAVLLPLIVVIEIISYLSRPISLSVRLFANMMAGHTMMKVFGGFVISLGVVGGWLPLSFSVALTGLEILVAFLQAYVFAILTCIYLNDALNLHH from the coding sequence ATGGCAGCAAATCCAATGTCTCAATTCGAAGTTTATAGAATTGGGCCCGAAATTAAAATAGGAAGTTTTGATATCTCGTTTACAAACGCAAGTTTGTTTATGATAATCAGCACGTTAGCAATTTTAGTTGTCTTTAACCTTGGTTCAAAAAAAAATTCACTGATACCTAATAAAATACAGTTACTAGCTGAGCTAAGTTATACATTTGTATCTAAAATGATTAGCGATACAGCCGGATCTAAAGGAAAACCATATTTTGCTTTTATTTTTTCACTATTTATGTTTGTCTTGTTCTGCAACATGTTTGGGATGATCCCTTACACTTTTACAGTAACAAGTCATATCATTGTTACATTTTTATTGGCAGCTTTTATATTTATTGGGGTTACGGTTATTGGATTTATTAAGCATGGTCTTGGTTATTTGAAGTTATTTGTACCTAGTGGTGTGCCAGCTGTACTCTTACCTTTGATTGTTGTTATTGAAATTATTTCTTATTTAAGTCGACCAATAAGCTTATCTGTTAGATTATTTGCTAACATGATGGCTGGTCATACTATGATGAAAGTTTTCGGTGGCTTTGTAATAAGTCTCGGAGTTGTTGGTGGATGGCTTCCACTAAGTTTTTCGGTTGCATTAACTGGTTTGGAGATCTTAGTTGCTTTTCTTCAAGCATATGTTTTTGCAATCTTAACCTGCATCTATTTAAATGATGCATTAAATTTACACCATTAA
- a CDS encoding Lycopene cyclase protein (PFAM: Lycopene cyclase protein): protein MKEFDYVIKGAGCAGLSLAYELNQNQKLEKKTLAIVEPRQIYDRDKTWSFWKTINHNFDDCVIKNWSNFTVNIKGKMHHLKCDDTPYQTVNSGIFYKKIVSNLKSNSNISFFKDINEINTERSLVFNSVPNKGEFKDRLWQHFFGVEIETPKDTFDDKIFNLMDFDCDQRNSVHFYYTLPFSKNKALIETTWLSSLNNENIMDYENQIKEYLEKKLKIKDYKIIFKEKGAIPLFKQINSTKNNEINIGTAGGMTRLSTGYTFLNIQEHSKYIRENLEKIKNKKKYTIGKKYHFLDEIFIRVLKDNPKLMPEIFFNMFEVESKKVINFLSNKSNLLEDISVILKMPKIIFIKALFK, encoded by the coding sequence ATGAAAGAATTTGATTACGTAATAAAAGGTGCTGGTTGTGCAGGTTTATCATTAGCCTATGAATTAAATCAAAATCAAAAACTTGAGAAAAAAACACTAGCAATTGTAGAGCCTAGGCAAATTTACGATAGAGACAAAACTTGGTCATTTTGGAAAACTATCAATCATAATTTTGATGACTGTGTAATAAAAAATTGGTCCAATTTTACAGTAAACATTAAAGGAAAAATGCATCATCTAAAATGTGATGATACCCCCTATCAAACTGTAAATAGTGGAATTTTTTACAAGAAAATAGTTTCTAATTTAAAATCAAACTCAAATATTTCATTCTTTAAAGATATAAATGAAATTAATACCGAACGAAGTTTAGTATTTAATAGCGTGCCTAATAAAGGTGAATTCAAAGATAGATTGTGGCAACATTTTTTTGGTGTTGAAATAGAAACACCTAAAGATACTTTTGATGATAAAATTTTTAATCTCATGGATTTTGATTGTGATCAGCGCAATAGTGTTCACTTCTACTACACTTTGCCTTTTTCCAAAAATAAAGCCCTAATAGAAACTACATGGTTATCTAGTTTAAATAATGAAAACATAATGGATTACGAAAATCAAATTAAAGAATATCTAGAAAAAAAATTGAAAATTAAAGACTACAAAATCATATTTAAAGAGAAAGGTGCTATTCCTTTATTTAAACAAATAAATTCTACTAAAAATAATGAAATCAATATAGGAACTGCTGGCGGCATGACTAGATTAAGCACAGGATATACTTTTCTAAATATTCAAGAACATTCAAAATATATTCGAGAAAATCTTGAAAAAATAAAAAATAAAAAAAAATATACTATTGGAAAGAAATATCATTTCTTAGATGAAATTTTTATTCGTGTATTAAAAGATAATCCAAAATTAATGCCAGAGATATTTTTTAATATGTTTGAAGTAGAATCGAAAAAAGTAATAAATTTTTTATCAAACAAGAGTAATCTTCTAGAGGATATATCTGTTATTTTAAAAATGCCGAAAATAATATTTATTAAAGCTTTATTTAAATAA
- a CDS encoding Squalene/phytoene synthase (PFAM: Squalene/phytoene synthase) translates to MNKNYLSIYAKSFNWAGFFLPKNTYLDCSKLYDFCRTADNIADDQNSLELKNKIFYEFKEAFNKKDQNNSIIKNMWGLIEKFNISPKIVEDLFDGIHSDIKEEVKLNSKKELLIYSYRVAGTVGLMMAKILKVEDKNSLRSAINLGIAMQLTNISRDVIEDEINNRSYINANLETIKSTIFFADKFYDNSFYAMKKIPFSLRFSIIVARRIYRKIGHKIIKIKTFEEYKNSGKIFVNNYEKILETLLSIFDLIKLTTFNNDIIDHNHDLIEEEININERI, encoded by the coding sequence ATGAATAAAAATTATTTATCTATTTATGCCAAATCATTTAATTGGGCAGGTTTCTTTTTACCAAAAAACACTTATTTAGATTGCTCAAAATTATATGATTTTTGCAGAACGGCTGACAATATTGCAGATGATCAAAATTCTTTAGAATTAAAAAATAAAATTTTTTATGAATTCAAGGAAGCTTTTAATAAAAAAGATCAAAACAATTCCATAATTAAAAATATGTGGGGTTTAATTGAAAAATTTAACATTTCTCCAAAAATAGTTGAAGATCTTTTTGATGGAATTCATTCAGATATTAAAGAAGAAGTTAAATTAAATTCAAAAAAAGAATTGTTAATCTATTCTTATAGAGTTGCTGGAACTGTGGGATTAATGATGGCAAAAATTCTTAAAGTAGAGGATAAAAATTCTTTAAGATCAGCAATTAACTTAGGTATAGCCATGCAGTTAACAAATATATCAAGAGATGTAATAGAAGATGAAATTAACAATAGAAGTTATATTAATGCTAATTTAGAAACAATTAAATCAACAATTTTTTTTGCTGATAAATTTTATGATAATTCTTTCTACGCAATGAAAAAAATTCCATTTTCTCTTAGGTTTTCAATAATTGTTGCAAGACGTATTTATCGAAAAATAGGCCACAAAATAATAAAGATTAAAACCTTTGAGGAATATAAAAATTCAGGAAAAATTTTCGTTAATAATTATGAAAAAATTCTAGAAACACTCCTTTCTATTTTTGATCTGATTAAATTAACAACATTTAATAATGATATAATTGATCATAATCATGATTTAATTGAAGAAGAGATAAATATTAATGAAAGAATTTGA
- a CDS encoding beta-carotene 15,15''-monooxygenase, Brp/Blh family (TIGRFAM: beta-carotene 15,15'-monooxygenase, Brp/Blh family): MNNKISKINLNHSLLFFLIINLLTFVCFYLQVKNISPIICLSFILTLGISHGALDNYKGKKLFKKFKIDKFIFFYPSYISIGIAIIVLWLIFPLTTFLIFLLIASYHFGKEDTQFLITKENSFIQLLYFIKGILIILAPLHFHFNETINIFKFLFIENEVFFSLLEIIEQYRIIVIGIVTSSLSSVYFFIKNYNFNRTSIILDYFSILLLNFYFEPLTAFTVYFCFLHSIRHIISLANELDSTNIKKGLNLFWKKCLPLTIITILFFGLAFYWLINQYSLDNVIFKLIFIGLASLTFPHILLEYFLEKNERKTN; the protein is encoded by the coding sequence ATGAATAATAAAATTAGTAAAATTAATCTAAATCATTCTTTATTATTTTTTTTAATAATTAATTTATTAACTTTTGTATGCTTCTACCTACAAGTAAAAAACATATCCCCTATTATTTGTTTATCCTTTATCCTAACATTAGGCATTTCACATGGGGCATTAGATAATTATAAAGGGAAAAAATTATTTAAAAAATTTAAAATTGATAAATTTATATTTTTTTATCCGTCATATATATCTATTGGAATAGCAATAATTGTATTATGGTTAATTTTTCCTTTAACAACATTTTTGATTTTTTTATTAATTGCTTCTTATCATTTTGGTAAAGAGGATACACAATTCCTCATAACTAAAGAGAATTCATTTATACAATTATTATATTTTATCAAAGGAATACTCATTATACTTGCTCCTCTTCACTTCCATTTCAATGAAACAATAAATATTTTTAAATTTCTTTTTATTGAAAATGAAGTTTTTTTTTCTTTACTGGAGATTATTGAGCAATATAGAATTATCGTTATTGGTATAGTTACAAGTAGTTTATCAAGTGTTTATTTTTTTATTAAAAACTATAATTTTAATAGAACTTCAATTATTTTAGATTATTTTTCAATTTTACTTCTTAATTTTTATTTCGAACCTTTAACTGCTTTTACTGTCTACTTTTGTTTCCTTCATTCAATAAGACATATCATTTCATTAGCTAATGAATTAGACTCAACTAACATAAAAAAAGGATTAAATTTATTTTGGAAAAAATGTTTACCTTTGACTATTATAACTATTCTTTTTTTTGGTTTGGCTTTCTATTGGTTAATTAATCAGTATTCACTAGATAATGTTATTTTTAAACTAATATTTATTGGTTTGGCGTCTTTAACCTTTCCGCATATATTGCTCGAATATTTTTTAGAAAAAAATGAAAGAAAAACAAATTAA